A single genomic interval of Leptospira dzoumogneensis harbors:
- a CDS encoding motility protein A: MRSAILGLIAAFASVLLAILLEEAHFLSFLKLSALVLILGGTAGATFASYTPEEFANLIIHLRESLFPKREFSLSDVFLDFAEKARKNGLLSLEDQLAGVPDSFLRKGIQLIVDGTDPRAVEEILFEAAEGLENKETRSAKILETAGGFSPTIGIIGTVMGLVSVLENLGAGTRALGEGIATAFIATFYGIAFANLAYFPLANRLRTWAFSRDRRRQAIIRGIISLQTGDNRRILVERMAPFL; encoded by the coding sequence ATGCGTTCGGCTATCTTAGGTTTAATTGCCGCATTTGCTTCCGTTCTATTAGCGATCTTATTGGAAGAAGCGCATTTTCTTTCCTTTCTCAAACTATCCGCGCTCGTATTGATCTTGGGTGGAACTGCGGGCGCGACGTTTGCAAGTTATACTCCGGAAGAATTTGCAAACTTGATCATTCACTTGAGAGAATCTCTTTTTCCTAAAAGAGAATTTTCCCTCTCAGACGTATTTTTGGACTTCGCAGAGAAGGCCCGCAAGAACGGACTATTATCGTTGGAAGACCAACTAGCAGGTGTACCTGATTCGTTCTTAAGAAAAGGGATCCAACTCATCGTGGACGGAACAGATCCAAGAGCAGTGGAAGAAATTTTATTCGAAGCAGCGGAAGGTTTGGAGAATAAGGAAACTCGTTCCGCAAAAATTTTAGAAACCGCGGGAGGATTTTCTCCTACCATCGGGATCATCGGAACTGTGATGGGACTCGTGAGTGTGCTGGAAAATTTGGGAGCCGGAACAAGAGCTCTTGGAGAAGGGATCGCCACTGCATTCATCGCAACTTTCTACGGGATCGCGTTTGCAAACTTAGCTTACTTTCCGTTGGCGAATAGACTTAGGACTTGGGCATTTTCTAGAGACAGAAGAAGACAGGCAATTATTAGAGGGATTATTTCTCTGCAAACAGGAGACAACAGAAGGATCCTTGTAGAGAGAATGGCGCCGTTTTTGTAG
- a CDS encoding ABC transporter permease: MKTLNLLRYGTISLYLVLVIFGILFKPAPTDLNLKESFLPPSFDFPFGKDRLGRDVFSMFAYGSLATFLFAFPARVFTLAVASLIGLASYTSPFFKKNVFSPLSSVFVSLPSLLLALLVVQVFGAGPIPLFLAIVLGDWAQAYETVRAKIDEVSTSGYALAASCFGASKSYIFRAHLLPQAFQILRVLLFTGLPAVVMTLAIFGFLGISAGGEVFGPGLGEQIAFSKDYAQNAPWSLVFPTLGILGLVMTVGGKRS, encoded by the coding sequence TTGAAAACTCTAAACCTGCTTCGTTATGGCACAATCTCTCTATATCTAGTTTTAGTAATATTCGGGATATTATTCAAACCCGCTCCTACCGATTTAAATTTAAAGGAATCTTTTCTTCCTCCTTCTTTTGATTTTCCGTTTGGTAAAGATAGATTGGGAAGAGATGTGTTCTCCATGTTTGCATATGGAAGTTTAGCGACTTTCTTATTTGCATTTCCTGCAAGAGTTTTTACGTTAGCAGTGGCTTCTTTGATCGGTTTGGCTTCTTATACTAGTCCATTTTTTAAGAAGAACGTATTTTCTCCTTTATCTTCCGTCTTTGTTTCTCTTCCTTCTCTACTTTTAGCATTACTCGTAGTCCAAGTTTTTGGAGCTGGGCCGATCCCTTTATTTTTAGCAATCGTTCTGGGAGATTGGGCACAAGCTTATGAAACAGTTCGAGCTAAAATAGACGAGGTAAGCACAAGTGGATATGCATTGGCTGCCTCTTGTTTCGGTGCAAGTAAGTCTTATATTTTTAGGGCGCATCTTCTGCCCCAAGCGTTCCAAATATTAAGAGTACTTTTGTTTACAGGACTTCCTGCCGTAGTAATGACTCTTGCAATATTCGGATTTTTAGGAATTTCAGCGGGCGGAGAAGTATTCGGTCCGGGCCTTGGAGAACAAATTGCGTTTTCCAAAGATTACGCACAGAATGCTCCTTGGTCTTTGGTGTTCCCTACATTGGGAATTTTAGGTTTAGTAATGACTGTGGGAGGAAAACGTTCTTGA
- a CDS encoding ATP-binding protein yields MYSNRVIFPIFILCLLFFWNCGRADYDLGEIREGKLDPKTWDPNKKILSLRGEWELVPGKFLASEPESQQIQEKIYAPVPQIWNEFAKEGKLLFPNGKGFGTYSLQIQLPENCPELMLKVPDLGTSYSIYADGKLLETVGKVGKTPETSVPFLQTSLVLLPQNLKRLDFEISNFAHINGGLWFTPEIGIPSLILKKLHSSQAVDIASSAAVLVLAIYQIMAFIRTREEKSQLYFALFSLASVFRFFLTGNRLFNYIFPEVPWEISYRLEYLSTYVLCSGFLSYSATAFKQDFHPKTEKISLIVMLLFAIPTLVLPAEYYARLLFPFQFTILIGGAYTLLGCARAVIHARPGSRFFLVGISFIIIAGINDILSSNYILNNHYILAPAIFLFIFFHSLGFSFSFSRVLRTSMEAEKGLQIANQNLNELKTELENKVESRTVQLTAAKEKAEWEAKYRYDFLAIMSHEIRTPLNGLLGTSNLLSETSLTQEQKEYAEIIQASGENLLHLVNQLLDLSKIENHRFVLEILPFDPFAVLQRASRVVKARAEEKRVLVDISYPEHHPGIFLGDEGRIQQVLLNLLSNAIKFTGSGGKVCLGVRFYGEDLFSRVLEFWVEDDGVGIAEEQAAVLFEPFVQADSSVARKFGGSGLGLTISKKLVELMGGSIRITSSPGKGSKFSFLLPFPQEEPEKQELEEETTPPIVLPPLKILLVEDQEFSRRVAFDILTKLGMKVHSLGMGKDALTQLDRENYEIILLDIDLPDISGLEVSKKIKETFAHPPYLVAWTAHALPGSEEFFESSGFDSYLKKPSLKRDWILFLERYVQSRPKPAD; encoded by the coding sequence ATGTATTCGAATCGCGTAATTTTCCCGATTTTTATTCTCTGCCTTCTATTCTTTTGGAATTGTGGAAGGGCAGATTATGATCTGGGAGAAATTCGAGAAGGTAAACTAGATCCAAAAACTTGGGACCCGAACAAAAAAATTCTTTCTCTAAGGGGAGAATGGGAATTGGTTCCGGGAAAATTTTTGGCTTCGGAACCTGAGTCCCAACAAATCCAAGAGAAAATTTACGCACCAGTTCCCCAGATCTGGAACGAATTTGCAAAAGAAGGTAAACTTTTATTTCCGAATGGAAAAGGTTTTGGGACCTATTCTCTTCAGATACAACTTCCTGAAAATTGCCCTGAGTTGATGTTAAAAGTTCCGGATCTAGGAACATCTTACTCAATTTACGCGGATGGAAAACTTTTAGAAACCGTTGGAAAAGTGGGAAAAACTCCGGAGACTTCGGTTCCGTTCCTGCAAACTTCACTGGTTCTTCTTCCCCAAAATCTGAAAAGATTGGATTTCGAGATCTCCAACTTCGCCCATATCAATGGAGGCCTTTGGTTTACTCCTGAGATAGGAATACCTTCTCTTATATTAAAAAAATTGCATTCTAGCCAAGCGGTGGATATTGCAAGTTCCGCTGCGGTTTTGGTGCTTGCGATCTATCAGATCATGGCTTTTATCAGAACAAGAGAAGAAAAAAGCCAATTGTATTTTGCGCTATTCTCCTTAGCTTCGGTATTCCGTTTTTTCCTGACCGGAAATAGATTATTCAATTATATATTCCCTGAGGTTCCTTGGGAGATCAGTTATAGATTAGAATATCTAAGCACCTATGTTCTATGTTCAGGATTTTTGTCCTATTCTGCCACTGCATTTAAACAGGATTTCCACCCAAAAACGGAAAAGATCTCTCTGATCGTGATGTTATTATTCGCAATTCCTACTCTGGTATTGCCTGCAGAATATTATGCAAGATTACTCTTCCCTTTCCAATTTACGATCCTAATAGGCGGGGCTTATACTTTATTGGGATGCGCCAGAGCGGTCATTCATGCAAGACCGGGTTCCAGATTTTTCTTAGTTGGGATCTCTTTTATAATCATCGCAGGAATAAACGATATTCTATCCTCTAATTATATATTAAATAACCATTATATATTAGCCCCGGCGATCTTTTTGTTCATATTCTTCCATAGTTTAGGATTTTCATTCTCCTTCTCCAGAGTTTTAAGAACTTCTATGGAAGCGGAGAAGGGGCTGCAGATCGCAAACCAGAACCTGAATGAACTCAAAACGGAACTGGAAAATAAGGTAGAGTCCAGAACAGTACAACTTACCGCCGCAAAGGAAAAAGCGGAATGGGAAGCGAAATACAGATACGATTTCTTGGCGATCATGAGTCATGAGATCCGCACTCCTTTGAACGGACTTTTGGGAACTTCTAATCTTCTTTCTGAAACTTCTTTGACCCAAGAGCAAAAAGAGTACGCGGAAATTATACAAGCATCCGGAGAGAACCTTCTCCATTTAGTGAACCAATTATTAGATCTTTCTAAAATAGAAAATCATCGTTTCGTGTTGGAGATCCTGCCTTTTGATCCTTTTGCGGTCCTGCAAAGAGCCTCCAGAGTGGTGAAAGCAAGAGCGGAAGAAAAAAGGGTCTTAGTAGATATATCTTATCCGGAACATCATCCCGGGATCTTTTTAGGGGACGAAGGAAGGATCCAACAAGTACTCTTAAATCTTTTGAGTAACGCGATCAAATTCACAGGCTCCGGAGGAAAGGTCTGCCTTGGAGTTCGTTTTTATGGAGAAGATCTTTTCTCCCGAGTATTGGAATTCTGGGTAGAAGATGACGGAGTAGGTATCGCAGAAGAACAAGCGGCAGTATTATTCGAACCTTTCGTGCAAGCGGACTCTTCCGTCGCTAGAAAATTCGGCGGAAGCGGACTCGGCCTGACCATTTCCAAAAAATTGGTAGAACTTATGGGAGGAAGTATCCGTATCACGAGTTCCCCGGGAAAGGGATCCAAATTTTCCTTCCTACTTCCATTCCCTCAAGAAGAACCTGAAAAACAAGAATTGGAAGAAGAGACAACTCCGCCTATCGTTCTACCTCCGCTCAAAATTTTACTCGTGGAAGACCAAGAATTTTCCAGGAGAGTTGCATTCGACATTCTCACTAAACTCGGGATGAAAGTACATTCTTTAGGAATGGGAAAAGATGCGCTCACTCAACTGGACAGAGAAAACTATGAGATCATACTTTTAGATATAGATCTTCCGGATATCAGCGGCTTAGAAGTTTCCAAAAAAATTAAGGAAACTTTCGCTCATCCTCCTTATTTGGTGGCTTGGACAGCGCACGCTTTACCGGGCTCGGAAGAATTTTTCGAAAGTTCAGGATTCGATTCTTATCTCAAAAAACCTTCTCTCAAAAGGGATTGGATCCTATTTTTAGAAAGATATGTACAGAGTAGACCTAAACCTGCGG
- a CDS encoding 4Fe-4S dicluster domain-containing protein, with protein MFSKPFLLQPRTVKETGNRKTVLDEPYTLFPDKDALLLKDFPVRVSVGDPLYKQSSGSVLSPVNGIASLEHSEEGSKIRIVQDGNFIGSKPWIPKALKKEEVLESMDRLGLVSLDFPEHSLLSYFKSRQKTSLIILAPFTRTQDVDYLPELRKNSECHTRFLEVLKILFPEAQIRDYISGLRSPVKNYAYPWGIPEYFVSQTEKIPFSKIKEILYLGPETLYNLYRALFADFPFIEREIALYFLGKNGGLRKTDSTVRIRNGQSLKFLFEEYGPKYSNFTLNSFYEKNPVRDIKKGFYWDIRQNYSLVFLTKHDSQRREFPCVECGECSYNCPTQANPMALVSSFGNFNSSLCMECGICTFLCPSTISLRTKIRTWKEANHGF; from the coding sequence TTGTTCTCAAAACCGTTCCTCCTCCAACCCAGGACCGTAAAAGAAACGGGAAATCGCAAGACGGTCCTGGACGAACCCTACACCCTCTTCCCGGATAAAGACGCCTTATTACTTAAGGATTTTCCAGTCCGGGTAAGTGTAGGAGATCCCCTCTACAAACAATCCTCAGGTTCGGTCCTTTCTCCTGTAAATGGGATCGCTTCCTTAGAACATAGCGAAGAAGGATCCAAGATCCGTATCGTTCAAGACGGGAATTTCATAGGTTCCAAACCTTGGATCCCAAAAGCTCTCAAAAAAGAAGAAGTGTTGGAATCAATGGACAGACTTGGTTTGGTCAGTCTGGACTTTCCGGAACATTCTCTTTTATCTTATTTTAAATCCAGACAGAAAACATCCCTAATTATCTTAGCTCCGTTCACGAGGACGCAAGATGTGGATTATCTTCCTGAGTTAAGAAAGAACTCTGAATGCCATACTCGTTTTTTGGAAGTTTTAAAAATCCTTTTTCCGGAAGCTCAGATACGGGATTATATTTCGGGTTTGAGATCTCCCGTTAAAAATTATGCATATCCTTGGGGAATTCCCGAATATTTCGTTTCTCAGACCGAAAAAATCCCTTTTTCTAAAATTAAAGAAATCTTATATTTAGGTCCTGAAACATTATATAATCTTTATAGAGCTTTATTTGCCGATTTCCCTTTTATAGAAAGAGAGATCGCTCTTTATTTTTTAGGAAAGAATGGAGGGCTTAGAAAGACGGATTCTACGGTTCGTATCCGTAACGGACAGAGCTTAAAGTTTTTATTTGAAGAATACGGCCCCAAATATTCCAATTTTACCCTAAATTCCTTTTATGAAAAAAATCCGGTCAGAGATATCAAAAAGGGATTCTATTGGGATATCAGACAGAATTATTCCTTAGTCTTTCTGACTAAACATGATTCCCAAAGAAGGGAATTCCCATGCGTAGAATGCGGAGAATGTTCTTATAATTGCCCTACACAAGCAAATCCGATGGCCTTGGTTTCCAGCTTCGGCAATTTTAATTCTTCTCTATGTATGGAATGCGGGATCTGCACATTTCTTTGTCCTTCTACCATTTCTTTAAGAACTAAGATCAGGACTTGGAAGGAGGCAAATCATGGCTTTTAG
- a CDS encoding PTS sugar transporter subunit IIA, protein MNQLLALLKPETVIFEIEGSSKEEVINQLLQKAVDSTLIARDDRDLVYESLMAREKSMSTGIGSGVAIPHCSVNLVDELKCVMGLSRKGIDFDAIDHLPVHIFILLIVPKSKFQEHIKTLAQIAKTLNVKEDREKLILSKNFEEIRKAFSA, encoded by the coding sequence ATGAACCAGCTCCTTGCTTTACTTAAGCCAGAGACTGTAATTTTTGAAATAGAAGGTTCCTCTAAGGAAGAAGTGATCAATCAACTTCTCCAAAAGGCCGTCGACTCTACGCTAATCGCAAGAGACGATAGGGATCTTGTGTACGAATCTCTCATGGCGAGAGAAAAATCCATGTCAACAGGTATCGGAAGCGGGGTAGCAATCCCGCATTGTTCGGTCAATCTGGTGGATGAGCTTAAATGTGTGATGGGTCTCTCTCGAAAGGGAATCGATTTTGATGCAATCGACCATCTTCCCGTTCATATTTTTATTCTTCTAATCGTTCCCAAATCCAAATTCCAAGAACATATCAAAACCCTGGCGCAGATCGCGAAAACCCTCAACGTAAAAGAGGATCGCGAAAAACTGATCCTTTCCAAAAATTTCGAAGAGATCCGGAAAGCTTTCTCCGCGTGA
- a CDS encoding ABC transporter permease subunit, with translation MLEEAKRFLIFAVFLSAISVFFSQLRSLNKEFLEADSGIQVQDSVEISTNTSFTKEYLQFWKGLIRFDMGETESGDPVLSHILSRFWPTLHLAGFAVLTGTFFSVFLALVSLLPRFGFLGEVFGFISQLILSTPVFVVSVFLLVFFFLILGWLPPGGYEPGNTAYVILPGIALGSRVFARLFIFAHQLAGTEKKSAYTNVLKARGYSENRILFRHILLKVSPVLLILILLDLSSLLSGAIVVEEIFFFPGIGKSMYHAIRTMDSALLSALLFYSGTVFYILTRVSERVRDSLLGWEAGAA, from the coding sequence TTGTTAGAAGAAGCGAAACGCTTTTTGATCTTTGCGGTTTTTCTTTCCGCGATTTCAGTATTTTTCTCCCAACTCAGATCTCTAAATAAGGAATTTTTGGAGGCGGATTCAGGCATCCAAGTCCAGGATTCAGTGGAGATATCGACTAATACTAGTTTTACGAAAGAATATCTTCAGTTCTGGAAAGGGCTTATTCGTTTCGATATGGGAGAAACTGAATCCGGAGATCCTGTCCTTTCTCATATTCTCTCCAGATTTTGGCCCACATTACATTTAGCAGGATTTGCAGTTTTAACAGGTACATTCTTCTCCGTTTTTCTGGCCTTGGTTTCTTTACTTCCACGTTTCGGTTTCTTGGGAGAAGTTTTCGGATTTATCAGCCAGCTCATCTTATCTACTCCTGTATTCGTAGTTTCCGTATTTCTATTGGTGTTTTTTTTTCTAATACTCGGATGGCTTCCTCCTGGAGGTTATGAACCTGGAAATACAGCTTACGTGATCTTGCCTGGAATTGCATTGGGATCTAGAGTATTTGCCAGGCTTTTTATTTTTGCCCACCAATTGGCCGGGACCGAAAAAAAATCCGCTTATACAAACGTTTTGAAAGCCAGAGGATATTCGGAAAATCGAATATTATTTAGGCATATTCTGCTGAAAGTTTCGCCCGTACTTCTTATCTTGATCTTATTGGATCTAAGTTCTTTGCTTTCAGGTGCAATCGTAGTAGAGGAGATCTTTTTCTTTCCTGGTATAGGAAAATCAATGTACCATGCGATCCGGACTATGGATTCTGCATTACTTTCCGCACTTTTATTTTATAGCGGGACAGTGTTTTATATTTTGACCAGAGTTTCTGAAAGAGTAAGAGATAGTCTTTTGGGTTGGGAGGCAGGCGCCGCTTGA
- a CDS encoding DUF1292 domain-containing protein, which yields MLESYDKETESTEHEELGDELLHLLDEDGNPYSFIVGEVVELDEHQYFLLIPSSEDETDFINLDVGFLKGEESFGYFAVKIEADEFGEDRLVEVTDSRELEDLLYELNSDVV from the coding sequence ATGCTGGAATCTTACGATAAGGAAACCGAATCTACGGAGCATGAGGAGCTGGGCGACGAGCTTCTGCACTTATTGGATGAGGACGGAAATCCGTATTCTTTTATTGTGGGAGAAGTAGTAGAGTTAGACGAGCACCAATATTTTTTACTCATACCTTCCTCCGAAGATGAAACAGACTTCATCAATCTGGATGTAGGGTTTTTAAAGGGAGAAGAAAGTTTCGGATACTTTGCCGTGAAGATAGAGGCGGACGAATTCGGAGAAGACAGATTGGTAGAAGTCACGGACTCCAGAGAGTTGGAAGATTTATTGTACGAACTGAACTCAGACGTAGTCTAA
- a CDS encoding potassium/proton antiporter yields the protein MNALNFEFQILALSSLIILSIGLLRVSTKFGIPSLLIFLTIGMLAGSDGILKIWFNDADLTRKVGSIALAFILFSGGLETDWVKVKPILGKGISLGTLGVLLTCLFVAVFAIFVMGFDPIIGFLLGAIVSSTDAAAVFNVLRTSNIGMRKGLTSLLELESGSNDPLAVLLTTSVLGFVGTSSPSWDALAWTIFQQFSLGIILGLLLGYWIYRGMNRIKLDYEGLYPVLLSASVLFVYAATDLIGGNPFLAVYIAGIIIGNRSFVHKRSNVRFMDGIAWLMQIVMFLTLGLLVFPSKIPSVAALGIAFSVFLTVIARPAAVFLALTGFNVDWREKLLVSWVGLRGAAPIILATFPFAKQLPESEMIFHIVFFTVLTSLLLQGSTIPFAVRILGLEAALEQRASYPFEFENKDKSDTQLLEYIVPYGSASVGKFVYELDFPENSLITLIYRGDSHLVPTGKTKMEDGDVLLVLTPEGAEDKIREILSRMGERKEV from the coding sequence TTGAACGCTCTTAATTTCGAGTTTCAAATTTTAGCTCTTTCGAGCCTTATCATCTTAAGCATAGGTCTATTGCGCGTTTCCACAAAATTTGGAATTCCTTCTCTACTTATATTCTTAACGATCGGAATGTTGGCAGGTTCCGACGGCATTCTAAAGATCTGGTTTAACGACGCGGATCTGACCCGCAAGGTCGGTTCCATTGCACTAGCATTTATCTTATTCTCCGGAGGTCTGGAGACCGACTGGGTCAAGGTAAAACCCATACTCGGGAAAGGAATTTCTCTCGGGACATTGGGAGTACTTCTCACCTGCTTGTTCGTAGCCGTATTCGCAATTTTTGTAATGGGGTTCGATCCTATTATAGGATTTCTTTTGGGTGCGATCGTATCATCGACCGACGCTGCAGCTGTATTCAACGTTCTTAGAACCAGCAATATAGGTATGAGAAAAGGACTCACTTCTCTTTTAGAATTGGAGTCGGGAAGTAACGATCCACTCGCTGTTTTATTGACCACTTCCGTTTTAGGATTTGTGGGAACTTCTTCTCCTTCTTGGGATGCTTTAGCCTGGACTATCTTTCAACAATTCAGTTTAGGAATTATCTTAGGTCTACTTTTAGGATATTGGATCTATAGAGGTATGAACCGTATCAAACTGGATTATGAAGGTTTGTATCCGGTATTACTTTCAGCTTCCGTTCTGTTTGTATATGCTGCAACCGATTTGATCGGAGGGAACCCGTTCTTAGCGGTATATATCGCAGGGATTATTATAGGAAATAGATCCTTCGTTCACAAACGAAGTAATGTTCGTTTTATGGACGGGATTGCATGGTTGATGCAGATCGTGATGTTCCTTACCCTAGGACTTCTGGTATTTCCTTCTAAAATTCCTTCCGTTGCCGCGTTAGGAATCGCGTTTTCCGTTTTTCTAACCGTGATTGCGAGACCCGCGGCAGTGTTCCTGGCTCTCACTGGATTTAATGTAGATTGGAGAGAAAAACTTTTAGTCTCTTGGGTGGGATTAAGAGGTGCTGCTCCGATCATTCTCGCGACATTCCCTTTTGCAAAACAACTCCCTGAATCGGAGATGATCTTTCATATAGTCTTCTTCACCGTATTAACTTCTTTGTTATTACAAGGATCTACGATCCCGTTTGCAGTCCGAATTTTAGGACTCGAGGCAGCTTTGGAGCAAAGAGCTTCTTATCCATTCGAATTCGAGAACAAGGACAAGAGCGATACCCAACTACTGGAGTATATCGTTCCGTACGGTTCTGCATCGGTAGGTAAGTTCGTATACGAATTGGATTTCCCGGAAAACTCTTTGATCACCTTGATTTACAGGGGAGATTCTCACTTGGTCCCGACCGGTAAAACCAAGATGGAAGACGGAGATGTTCTTTTAGTTTTAACTCCTGAAGGTGCGGAAGATAAGATCCGTGAAATTCTTTCCAGAATGGGAGAGAGAAAGGAAGTATAA
- a CDS encoding cellulose synthase family protein, whose amino-acid sequence MLTVVTVLFLGIYALDILGLFFFGIHTYIMVYLYKKYNTNCDTDPSRNLSLDDPSLPVVTVQLPIFNEFYVVDRLIDSTIALKYPKDKLEIQVLDDSTDETIQKAASLVAKYKAQGFDIHHLHRTNRVGHKAGALDEGMRVSKGDYIAIFDADFMPDPDFLLKTMAYFDDPQIGMVQARWGHINADYNILTKAQSFGIDGHFMIEQVARNGSKLWMNFNGTAGTWRKKTIEDAGGWEHDTLTEDFDLSYRAELRGWKFRYFKDVVCPAEIPAMMSAYKSQQFRWCKGSIQTAVKLLPRIWKADLPWKTKAEAVTHLINYSVHPLMIVNILFSAPLLLMEYWSGFSFYDLPLEVLSGTAAILSIGSVGPLFFYAYSQKTLYKDWKKRLLYLPILIMIGTGIAIVNTRAWLEAVLGIQSSFKRTPKLRIENNSDSLKERLKYTVPLDFHVVLEFLLGCYCVFSVVLSFLVGRPYIVGFLLIYGIGFFFVAFKSFQEFTWKYKEARNAAQEEIPQEA is encoded by the coding sequence ATGCTCACTGTAGTCACCGTTCTGTTTTTGGGAATTTACGCCCTGGATATTCTAGGATTATTTTTCTTTGGAATTCACACATATATCATGGTGTATCTGTACAAAAAGTACAACACCAATTGTGATACAGACCCGAGCAGAAACCTTTCTCTGGACGATCCAAGCCTTCCAGTAGTTACCGTTCAACTCCCTATTTTTAACGAGTTTTACGTAGTAGATCGTTTGATCGACTCCACAATTGCACTAAAATACCCTAAAGATAAATTAGAGATCCAAGTTCTGGATGATTCTACTGACGAGACCATCCAAAAAGCTGCGTCCTTAGTAGCAAAATACAAGGCCCAAGGTTTCGATATCCATCACCTTCACAGAACCAACCGTGTAGGTCATAAGGCCGGTGCCCTGGACGAGGGGATGAGAGTTTCCAAAGGGGATTATATCGCTATCTTCGATGCGGACTTCATGCCGGATCCCGACTTCCTTCTCAAAACCATGGCTTACTTTGACGATCCTCAGATCGGAATGGTACAAGCACGTTGGGGACATATCAACGCGGATTATAATATTCTAACCAAAGCTCAAAGTTTCGGTATCGACGGTCACTTCATGATCGAGCAGGTAGCAAGAAACGGTTCTAAACTTTGGATGAACTTCAACGGTACTGCAGGTACTTGGAGAAAGAAAACGATCGAGGATGCCGGCGGTTGGGAGCATGATACTCTTACCGAAGACTTCGACCTTTCTTACCGCGCAGAGCTAAGAGGCTGGAAGTTCCGTTATTTTAAAGATGTGGTTTGTCCTGCAGAAATTCCTGCGATGATGTCAGCATACAAGTCCCAACAGTTCCGTTGGTGCAAGGGTTCCATCCAGACTGCAGTGAAACTTCTTCCTCGTATCTGGAAAGCGGACCTACCTTGGAAAACCAAGGCTGAGGCTGTGACCCACTTGATCAATTATTCCGTTCACCCTCTTATGATAGTGAACATTCTATTCAGCGCTCCGTTATTATTAATGGAATACTGGTCAGGTTTCAGCTTCTACGATCTACCGTTGGAAGTATTGTCCGGAACTGCAGCGATCCTTTCTATCGGATCAGTTGGGCCTCTATTCTTCTACGCATACTCACAGAAGACATTATACAAAGATTGGAAAAAGAGATTATTATATCTTCCAATCCTGATCATGATCGGAACCGGGATCGCGATCGTAAACACCAGAGCTTGGCTCGAGGCTGTTTTGGGGATCCAATCCTCCTTCAAAAGAACTCCTAAATTGAGAATCGAAAACAACTCGGACTCTCTGAAAGAAAGGCTGAAATACACAGTTCCTTTGGATTTCCATGTAGTTCTTGAGTTCTTGCTAGGTTGTTATTGTGTGTTTTCCGTTGTGCTATCTTTCTTAGTGGGACGTCCTTATATCGTGGGCTTCCTATTGATCTATGGGATCGGTTTCTTCTTCGTAGCTTTTAAATCTTTCCAAGAATTTACTTGGAAATATAAAGAAGCAAGAAACGCAGCTCAGGAAGAGATCCCTCAGGAAGCCTGA